One part of the Sciurus carolinensis chromosome 4, mSciCar1.2, whole genome shotgun sequence genome encodes these proteins:
- the Nckap5l gene encoding nck-associated protein 5-like isoform X1 — protein sequence MDPVDPAFPGPAQHLISPSRASPTCSQSLTSEAMDQPASDPGNLRPGEGGDGSMEPGTCQELLHRLRELEAENSALAQANENQRETYERCLDEVANHVVQALLNQKDLREECIKLKKRVFDLERQNQMLSALFQQKLQLTTGSLPQIPLTPLQPPSDPPTTPSLSAAEGPATSLPLGRCAGHREVCWEQQLRPGGPGPPATPPPALDALSPFLRKKAQILEVLRALEETDPLLLCSPATPWRPSGQGPSSPEPINGELCGPPQPEPSPWAPYLLLGPGNLGGLLHWERLLGGPGEEEGTRQPWSPNRAPPQAQSTSSGAHCAPGSSSSSSSDEAGDPNEAPSPDTLLGALARKQLNLGQLLEDTETYLQAFLAGATGPLNGDHPGPGQPSSPDQGPQQLSKSKGLSKSAWGGGTPEAHRLGFGATSEGQGPLPFLSMFMGAGDAPLGSRPGQPHSSSQVKSKLQIGPPSGEAQGPLLPSPARGLKFLKLPSASEKVPSPGGPQLSPQLPRNSRIPCRNSGSDGSPSPLLARRGLAGELSPEGAQGLPTSPSPCSTVPDSAQLRPPQSALSTTLSPGPVVSPCYENILDLSRGTFRGPSPEPPPSPLQVPTYPQLTLEVPQAPEVLRSPGVPPSPCLPESCPYGSPQEKSLDKAGSESPHPSRRTPGSSSKKPSQGSGRRPGDTSYTPLRDRLAALGKLKTSSEGPLGTEKNGVPARPSTEKARGPGRSGESTGDMVPTSTRPLEQPEAKVVLRGAVALGTSSLKQQEPGLGLGDPGARVYSSHSMGARIDLEPVSPRSCLTKVELAKSRLAGALCPQVPRTPAKVPTSAPSLGKPNKSPHSSPTKLPSKSPTKVVPRPGAPPVTKEPSKPEKGKGPPWTDCGSTTGQPTSPVPGPSDPSQGPEGPAPHSAIEEKVMKGIEENVLRLQGQERAPGSEAKHRNTSSIASWFGLKKSKLPALNRRTEATKSKEGASGGSPLRKEVKMEARKLEAESLNISKLMAKAEDLRRALEEEKAYLSSRARPRPGGPTTAPSPGLGQVAGMYQGADTFMQQLLNRVDGKELPPKSWREPKAEYGDFQPVSSDPKNPWPACGPRNGLVGPLQGCGKPPGKLSSEPGKREEMPSEDSLAEPVPSSHFTACGSLTRTLDSGIGTFPPPDHGNSGTPSKNLPKTKPPRLEPPPGVPPARPPALTKVPRRAHTLEREVPGIEELLVSGRHPSMPAFPALLTATPGHRGHQTCPDDPCEDPGPSPMQLAKNWTFPNTRAAGSSSDPFLCPPRQLEGLPRTPMALPVDRKRNLEPSRPASTPQGPAFGGSRTPSTSDMGEEGRVASGGAPGLETSESLSDSLYDSLSSCGSQG from the exons CCTTCTAGGGCTTCTCCCACTTGTTCCCAGAGCCTGACATCAGAGGCCATGGACCAGCCAGCCAGTGATCCTGGAAACCTGAGGCCAGGAGAGGGTGGTGATGGCAGCATGGAGCCAGGCACCTGCCAGGAGCTGCTGCACCGACTGCGGGAGCTAGAG GCAGAAAACTCTGCGCTGGCCCAGGCCAATGAGAACCAGAGGGAAACCTATGAGCGCTGCCTGGATGAG GTTGCTAACCACGTGGTGCAGGCATTGCTGAACCAGAAG GACCTACGAGAGGAGTGCATCAAGCTAAAGAAGAGGGTGTTTGACCTGGAACGACAGAACCAGATGCTGAGTGCTCTGTTTCAGCAGAAACTTCAGCTCACAACAGGCTCCCTCCCCCAG ATCCCACTCACTCCTCTCCAGCCACCTTCAGACCCACCAACCACCCCCTCCCTGAGTGCCGCTGAGGGACCAGCCACCTCTTTGCCTTTGGGTCGCTGTGCTGGTCACAGAGAG GTGTGTTGGGAGCAGCAGCTGCGACCAGGAGGCCCAGGTCCCCCAGCCACCCCACCACCAGCACTAGATGCCCTATCCCCATTCCTTCGGAAGAAAGCCCAGATTTTGGAGGTGCTTCGAGCTCTGGAAGAGACTGATCCCTTGCTTCTGTGCTCACCTGCTACCCCCTGGCGGCCTTCAGGCCAGGGTCCTAGCTCCCCAGAGCCCATCAATGGAGAGCTGTGTGGCCCGCCGCAACCTGAACCTTCACCCTGGGCCCCCTACCTGCTACTTGGACCTGGTAACCTAGGAGGTCTGCTGCATTGGGAGCGCCTCTTGGGGGGCCCAGGGGAGGAAGAGGGTACCAGGCAGCCTTGGAGCCCTAACAGGGCCCCACCACAAGCCCAGAGCACTAGCTCTGGTGCACACTGTGCCCCAGGCAgtagctcctcctcctcttctgatgAGGCAGGTGACCCCAATGAGGCACCTAGTCCTGACACCCTGCTGGGTGCCTTAGCCCGCAAGCAGTTGAACCTGGGCCAGCTCCTTGAGGACACAGAGACTTATCTGCAGGCCTTCCTGGCTGGGGCTACAGGCCCACTCAATGGGGACCACCCAGGTCCTGGGCAGCCATCGTCCCCAGACCAGGGGCCTCAGCAGCTGTCCAAGTCCAAAGGCCTCTCTAAGTCAGCttggggtgggggtaccccagAGGCCCACAGGCTGGGCTTTGGTGCTACCTCAGAGGGCCAGGGGCCTCTCCCCTTCCTCAGTATGTTCATGGGTGCTGGGGATGCCCCACTGGGTTCGCGGCCTGGCCAACCCCACTCCTCATCTCAGGTGAAAAGCAAGCTCCAAATTGGGCCCCCTTCTGGAGAAGCCCAAGGACCCCTTCTGCCCTCTCCTGCCAGAGGCCTCAAATTTCTCAAGCTGCCTTCAGCTTCAGAGAAGGTTCCTAGCCCAGGAGGCCCCCAGCTCAGCCCCCAACTACCCCGGAACTCCCGAATCCCCTGTCGCAACAGTGGCTCAGATGGCAGCCCCTCCCCACTGCTGGCCCGCAGGGGTCTGGCTGGAGAACTATCCCCAGAGGGGGCACAGGGCTTGCCTACTAGTCCTTCACCCTGCTCCACAGTCCCAGACTCTGCACAACTCAGACCCCCCCAGTCAGCCTTGTCTACCACACTATCCCCAGGACCAGTGGTCTCTCCCTGCTATGAAAACATCCTGGACCTTTCCCGGGGCACCTTTAGGGGGCCTTCCCCAGAGCCACCTCCATCCCCACTGCAGGTGCCCACCTATCCACAATTGACTCTAGAGGTACCACAGGCTCCTGAGGTACTCAGAAGCCCTGGAGTGCCCCCCAGCCCTTGCCTCCCAGAATCCTGCCCCTATGGGAGCCCCCAGGAGAAGAGTTTGGACAAGGCAGGCTCAGAGTCTCCCCATCCCAGCCGCAGGACCCCGGGCAGCTCGTCCAAGAAGCCCAGCCAGGGGTCAGGGCGGCGACCTGGGGATACCAGCTACACACCTCTGCGGGACAGACTGGCagcactgggaaaactgaaaacaagctCTGAGGGGCCCCTGGGCACAGAGAAAAATGGGGTGCCTGCCAGGCCTAGCACTGAGAAGGCCCGAGGACCAGGGAGGTCAGGGGAGAGTACTGGAGATATGGTGCCCACCTCTACTAGACCCCTTGAGCAGCCAGAAGCAAAGGTGGTCCTGCGGGGGGCAGTGGCCTTAGGCACTAGCAGCCTGAAGCAGCAGGAACCTGGACTTGGACTTGGGGATCCTGGGGCCCGTGTCTACTCATCCCATTCCATGGGGGCCCGGATTGACTTGGAGCCTGTCTCACCAAGGAGCTGCCTCACCAAAGTGGAACTGGCCAAGAGCCGGCTGGCAGGGGCCCTGTGCCCCCAGGTGCCTCGCACCCCTGCAAAAGTGCCAACCTCGGCCCCCAGCCTGGGCAAGCCCAACAAGAGCCCTCATAGCAGCCCTACAAAACTACCCTCCAAGTCACCTACCAAGGTGGTGCCACGACCTGGGGCCCCCCCAGTCACTAAGGAGCCATCCAAGCCTGAAAAGGGGAAGGGACCTCCTTGGACAGACTGTGGTAGCACTACAGGCCAGCCTACATCCCCTGTGCCTGGCCCCTCTGACCCAAGCCAGGGCCCTGAGGGGCCAGCCCCACATTCAGCCATTGAGGAGAAGGTGATGAAGGGCATTGAGGAGAACGTGCTGCGACTCCAGGGCCAGGAACGAGCACCAGGCTCTGAGGCCAAGCACCGCAATACCAGCAGCATCGCCAGCTGGTTTGGCCTTAAGAAGAGCAAGCTGCCAGCACTGAACCGCCGAACAGAGGCCACCAAAAGCAAGGAAGGGGCTAGTGGGGGTTCCCCACTCCGGAAGGAGGTCAAGATGGAAGCCCGCAAGCTGGAGGCTGAGAGCCTCAACATCTCCAAGCTGATGGCGAAGGCAGAAGACCTCCGTCGGGCCCTGGAAGAAGAGAAGGCTTACCTGAGCAGCAGGGCCCGCCCACGGCCTGGGGGCCCAaccacagcacccagccctgGTCTAGGGCAGGTGGCTGGTATGTACCAGGGTGCCGACACCTTCATGCAACAACTGCTCAACAG GGTGGATGGCAAGGAGCTGCCACCTAAGAGTTGGCGGGAGCCCAAAGCTGAATATGGGGATTTCCAACCAGTGTCCTCTGACCCCAAGAACCCCTGGCCAGCTTGTGGGCCCCGAAATGGCCTGGTGGGCCCACTTCAGGGCTGTGGGAAACCTCCTGGAAAG CTGAGCAGTGAGCCAGGGAAGCGGGAAGAGATGCCCTCAGAAGACAGCCTGGCCGAGCCAGTGCCCAGCTCACACTTCACAG CCTGTGGCTCCTTGACACGAACCTTGGACAGTGGCATTGGGACCTTCCCACCCCCAGACCATGGCAACAGTGGGACCCCCAGCAAGAATCTTCCCAAGACCAAACCACCACGGCTGGAACCTCCCCCAGGAGTGCCCCCAGCTCGGCCCCCAGCCCTTACCAAAGTTCCCCGCCGTGCCCATACGTTAGAGCGGGAGGTGCCGGGCATAGAGGAGCTGCTAGTGAGTGGGCGGCACCCCAGCATGCCAGCCTTTCCTGCACTGCTCACTGCTACTCCAGGCCATCGGGGCCACCAGACCTGTCCTGATG ATCCCTGTGAAGACCCAGGCCCTTCTCCTATGCAGCTGGCCAAGAACTGGACCTTCCCCAATACCAGGGCAGCTGGCAGCTCCTCTGACCCATTCCTGTGCCCACCCCGACAATTGGAGGGGCTGCCCAGGACCCCCATG GCCCTGCCTGTGGACCGGAAGCGGAACCTGGAGCCTAGCCGCCCAGCCTCTACACCTCAGGGCCCGGCGTTTGGGGGCAGTCGCACCCCAAGCACTTCGGACATGGGTGAGGAAGGCAGAGTGGCCAGTGGGGGTGCTCCAGGGCTGGAGACCTCAGAGTCCCTCAGTGACTCACTCTATGACTCACTCTCCTCCTGCGGGAGTCAGGGCTGA
- the Nckap5l gene encoding nck-associated protein 5-like isoform X2, producing the protein MDQPASDPGNLRPGEGGDGSMEPGTCQELLHRLRELEAENSALAQANENQRETYERCLDEVANHVVQALLNQKDLREECIKLKKRVFDLERQNQMLSALFQQKLQLTTGSLPQIPLTPLQPPSDPPTTPSLSAAEGPATSLPLGRCAGHREVCWEQQLRPGGPGPPATPPPALDALSPFLRKKAQILEVLRALEETDPLLLCSPATPWRPSGQGPSSPEPINGELCGPPQPEPSPWAPYLLLGPGNLGGLLHWERLLGGPGEEEGTRQPWSPNRAPPQAQSTSSGAHCAPGSSSSSSSDEAGDPNEAPSPDTLLGALARKQLNLGQLLEDTETYLQAFLAGATGPLNGDHPGPGQPSSPDQGPQQLSKSKGLSKSAWGGGTPEAHRLGFGATSEGQGPLPFLSMFMGAGDAPLGSRPGQPHSSSQVKSKLQIGPPSGEAQGPLLPSPARGLKFLKLPSASEKVPSPGGPQLSPQLPRNSRIPCRNSGSDGSPSPLLARRGLAGELSPEGAQGLPTSPSPCSTVPDSAQLRPPQSALSTTLSPGPVVSPCYENILDLSRGTFRGPSPEPPPSPLQVPTYPQLTLEVPQAPEVLRSPGVPPSPCLPESCPYGSPQEKSLDKAGSESPHPSRRTPGSSSKKPSQGSGRRPGDTSYTPLRDRLAALGKLKTSSEGPLGTEKNGVPARPSTEKARGPGRSGESTGDMVPTSTRPLEQPEAKVVLRGAVALGTSSLKQQEPGLGLGDPGARVYSSHSMGARIDLEPVSPRSCLTKVELAKSRLAGALCPQVPRTPAKVPTSAPSLGKPNKSPHSSPTKLPSKSPTKVVPRPGAPPVTKEPSKPEKGKGPPWTDCGSTTGQPTSPVPGPSDPSQGPEGPAPHSAIEEKVMKGIEENVLRLQGQERAPGSEAKHRNTSSIASWFGLKKSKLPALNRRTEATKSKEGASGGSPLRKEVKMEARKLEAESLNISKLMAKAEDLRRALEEEKAYLSSRARPRPGGPTTAPSPGLGQVAGMYQGADTFMQQLLNRVDGKELPPKSWREPKAEYGDFQPVSSDPKNPWPACGPRNGLVGPLQGCGKPPGKLSSEPGKREEMPSEDSLAEPVPSSHFTACGSLTRTLDSGIGTFPPPDHGNSGTPSKNLPKTKPPRLEPPPGVPPARPPALTKVPRRAHTLEREVPGIEELLVSGRHPSMPAFPALLTATPGHRGHQTCPDDPCEDPGPSPMQLAKNWTFPNTRAAGSSSDPFLCPPRQLEGLPRTPMALPVDRKRNLEPSRPASTPQGPAFGGSRTPSTSDMGEEGRVASGGAPGLETSESLSDSLYDSLSSCGSQG; encoded by the exons ATGGACCAGCCAGCCAGTGATCCTGGAAACCTGAGGCCAGGAGAGGGTGGTGATGGCAGCATGGAGCCAGGCACCTGCCAGGAGCTGCTGCACCGACTGCGGGAGCTAGAG GCAGAAAACTCTGCGCTGGCCCAGGCCAATGAGAACCAGAGGGAAACCTATGAGCGCTGCCTGGATGAG GTTGCTAACCACGTGGTGCAGGCATTGCTGAACCAGAAG GACCTACGAGAGGAGTGCATCAAGCTAAAGAAGAGGGTGTTTGACCTGGAACGACAGAACCAGATGCTGAGTGCTCTGTTTCAGCAGAAACTTCAGCTCACAACAGGCTCCCTCCCCCAG ATCCCACTCACTCCTCTCCAGCCACCTTCAGACCCACCAACCACCCCCTCCCTGAGTGCCGCTGAGGGACCAGCCACCTCTTTGCCTTTGGGTCGCTGTGCTGGTCACAGAGAG GTGTGTTGGGAGCAGCAGCTGCGACCAGGAGGCCCAGGTCCCCCAGCCACCCCACCACCAGCACTAGATGCCCTATCCCCATTCCTTCGGAAGAAAGCCCAGATTTTGGAGGTGCTTCGAGCTCTGGAAGAGACTGATCCCTTGCTTCTGTGCTCACCTGCTACCCCCTGGCGGCCTTCAGGCCAGGGTCCTAGCTCCCCAGAGCCCATCAATGGAGAGCTGTGTGGCCCGCCGCAACCTGAACCTTCACCCTGGGCCCCCTACCTGCTACTTGGACCTGGTAACCTAGGAGGTCTGCTGCATTGGGAGCGCCTCTTGGGGGGCCCAGGGGAGGAAGAGGGTACCAGGCAGCCTTGGAGCCCTAACAGGGCCCCACCACAAGCCCAGAGCACTAGCTCTGGTGCACACTGTGCCCCAGGCAgtagctcctcctcctcttctgatgAGGCAGGTGACCCCAATGAGGCACCTAGTCCTGACACCCTGCTGGGTGCCTTAGCCCGCAAGCAGTTGAACCTGGGCCAGCTCCTTGAGGACACAGAGACTTATCTGCAGGCCTTCCTGGCTGGGGCTACAGGCCCACTCAATGGGGACCACCCAGGTCCTGGGCAGCCATCGTCCCCAGACCAGGGGCCTCAGCAGCTGTCCAAGTCCAAAGGCCTCTCTAAGTCAGCttggggtgggggtaccccagAGGCCCACAGGCTGGGCTTTGGTGCTACCTCAGAGGGCCAGGGGCCTCTCCCCTTCCTCAGTATGTTCATGGGTGCTGGGGATGCCCCACTGGGTTCGCGGCCTGGCCAACCCCACTCCTCATCTCAGGTGAAAAGCAAGCTCCAAATTGGGCCCCCTTCTGGAGAAGCCCAAGGACCCCTTCTGCCCTCTCCTGCCAGAGGCCTCAAATTTCTCAAGCTGCCTTCAGCTTCAGAGAAGGTTCCTAGCCCAGGAGGCCCCCAGCTCAGCCCCCAACTACCCCGGAACTCCCGAATCCCCTGTCGCAACAGTGGCTCAGATGGCAGCCCCTCCCCACTGCTGGCCCGCAGGGGTCTGGCTGGAGAACTATCCCCAGAGGGGGCACAGGGCTTGCCTACTAGTCCTTCACCCTGCTCCACAGTCCCAGACTCTGCACAACTCAGACCCCCCCAGTCAGCCTTGTCTACCACACTATCCCCAGGACCAGTGGTCTCTCCCTGCTATGAAAACATCCTGGACCTTTCCCGGGGCACCTTTAGGGGGCCTTCCCCAGAGCCACCTCCATCCCCACTGCAGGTGCCCACCTATCCACAATTGACTCTAGAGGTACCACAGGCTCCTGAGGTACTCAGAAGCCCTGGAGTGCCCCCCAGCCCTTGCCTCCCAGAATCCTGCCCCTATGGGAGCCCCCAGGAGAAGAGTTTGGACAAGGCAGGCTCAGAGTCTCCCCATCCCAGCCGCAGGACCCCGGGCAGCTCGTCCAAGAAGCCCAGCCAGGGGTCAGGGCGGCGACCTGGGGATACCAGCTACACACCTCTGCGGGACAGACTGGCagcactgggaaaactgaaaacaagctCTGAGGGGCCCCTGGGCACAGAGAAAAATGGGGTGCCTGCCAGGCCTAGCACTGAGAAGGCCCGAGGACCAGGGAGGTCAGGGGAGAGTACTGGAGATATGGTGCCCACCTCTACTAGACCCCTTGAGCAGCCAGAAGCAAAGGTGGTCCTGCGGGGGGCAGTGGCCTTAGGCACTAGCAGCCTGAAGCAGCAGGAACCTGGACTTGGACTTGGGGATCCTGGGGCCCGTGTCTACTCATCCCATTCCATGGGGGCCCGGATTGACTTGGAGCCTGTCTCACCAAGGAGCTGCCTCACCAAAGTGGAACTGGCCAAGAGCCGGCTGGCAGGGGCCCTGTGCCCCCAGGTGCCTCGCACCCCTGCAAAAGTGCCAACCTCGGCCCCCAGCCTGGGCAAGCCCAACAAGAGCCCTCATAGCAGCCCTACAAAACTACCCTCCAAGTCACCTACCAAGGTGGTGCCACGACCTGGGGCCCCCCCAGTCACTAAGGAGCCATCCAAGCCTGAAAAGGGGAAGGGACCTCCTTGGACAGACTGTGGTAGCACTACAGGCCAGCCTACATCCCCTGTGCCTGGCCCCTCTGACCCAAGCCAGGGCCCTGAGGGGCCAGCCCCACATTCAGCCATTGAGGAGAAGGTGATGAAGGGCATTGAGGAGAACGTGCTGCGACTCCAGGGCCAGGAACGAGCACCAGGCTCTGAGGCCAAGCACCGCAATACCAGCAGCATCGCCAGCTGGTTTGGCCTTAAGAAGAGCAAGCTGCCAGCACTGAACCGCCGAACAGAGGCCACCAAAAGCAAGGAAGGGGCTAGTGGGGGTTCCCCACTCCGGAAGGAGGTCAAGATGGAAGCCCGCAAGCTGGAGGCTGAGAGCCTCAACATCTCCAAGCTGATGGCGAAGGCAGAAGACCTCCGTCGGGCCCTGGAAGAAGAGAAGGCTTACCTGAGCAGCAGGGCCCGCCCACGGCCTGGGGGCCCAaccacagcacccagccctgGTCTAGGGCAGGTGGCTGGTATGTACCAGGGTGCCGACACCTTCATGCAACAACTGCTCAACAG GGTGGATGGCAAGGAGCTGCCACCTAAGAGTTGGCGGGAGCCCAAAGCTGAATATGGGGATTTCCAACCAGTGTCCTCTGACCCCAAGAACCCCTGGCCAGCTTGTGGGCCCCGAAATGGCCTGGTGGGCCCACTTCAGGGCTGTGGGAAACCTCCTGGAAAG CTGAGCAGTGAGCCAGGGAAGCGGGAAGAGATGCCCTCAGAAGACAGCCTGGCCGAGCCAGTGCCCAGCTCACACTTCACAG CCTGTGGCTCCTTGACACGAACCTTGGACAGTGGCATTGGGACCTTCCCACCCCCAGACCATGGCAACAGTGGGACCCCCAGCAAGAATCTTCCCAAGACCAAACCACCACGGCTGGAACCTCCCCCAGGAGTGCCCCCAGCTCGGCCCCCAGCCCTTACCAAAGTTCCCCGCCGTGCCCATACGTTAGAGCGGGAGGTGCCGGGCATAGAGGAGCTGCTAGTGAGTGGGCGGCACCCCAGCATGCCAGCCTTTCCTGCACTGCTCACTGCTACTCCAGGCCATCGGGGCCACCAGACCTGTCCTGATG ATCCCTGTGAAGACCCAGGCCCTTCTCCTATGCAGCTGGCCAAGAACTGGACCTTCCCCAATACCAGGGCAGCTGGCAGCTCCTCTGACCCATTCCTGTGCCCACCCCGACAATTGGAGGGGCTGCCCAGGACCCCCATG GCCCTGCCTGTGGACCGGAAGCGGAACCTGGAGCCTAGCCGCCCAGCCTCTACACCTCAGGGCCCGGCGTTTGGGGGCAGTCGCACCCCAAGCACTTCGGACATGGGTGAGGAAGGCAGAGTGGCCAGTGGGGGTGCTCCAGGGCTGGAGACCTCAGAGTCCCTCAGTGACTCACTCTATGACTCACTCTCCTCCTGCGGGAGTCAGGGCTGA